One window of the Magnolia sinica isolate HGM2019 chromosome 19, MsV1, whole genome shotgun sequence genome contains the following:
- the LOC131235533 gene encoding uncharacterized protein LOC131235533 produces MDNNRRSRSYYVVLGVDRDSSASEIRTAHRKLALKWHPDRCIQTPLHAEESKRRFQQIQEAYTVLSDQRKKMMYDAGLYDPDEEEDEMSTISHTKVDFLVRRTIEVNS; encoded by the exons ATGGACAACAATCGACGGTCCAGATCTTACTACGTCGTTCTTGGCGTCGATAGGGATTCCTCCGCCTCTGAAATACGAACTGCTCATCGGAAGCTCGCATTG AAATGGCATCCAGACAGATGCATCCAAACGCCTCTGCATGCAGAAGAATCGAAGAGGAGATTTCAGCAAATTCAAGAAGCTTACACag TTTTATCTGATCAAAGGAAGAAAATGATGTATGATGCGGGATTGTACGATCcagatgaagaagaggatgagaTGAGTACAATTTCACACACAAAGGTCGATTTCCTAGTCCGACGGACTATTGAAGTGAATTCGTAG
- the LOC131235296 gene encoding uncharacterized protein LOC131235296 codes for MGVPLCVQCGTRSNPCRCKVVGPTLGFLAFAVAAVVEWPIGAVVYIFRHMKGRRIMAHPATVVYPSVSNAIPI; via the coding sequence ATGGGTGTCCCCTTATGTGTGCAATGCGGCACGAGGAGCAACCCGTGCCGGTGCAAggtcgtggggcccacactggGCTTCCTGGCGTTCGCGGTCGCGGCGGTCGTGGAGTGGCCGATCGGAGCCGTTGTTTATATCTTTCGACACATGAAGGGCCGGCGCATCATGGCCCACCCGGCCACCGTCGTGTATCCGTCCGTTTCCAATGCGATTCCAATATGA
- the LOC131234517 gene encoding uncharacterized protein LOC131234517, translating to MGCNPLGNVLRRLRAKVNRRRSLKAHQLRERMAKSVIPTNDNPIYVAHPPSDLANTTHGPLPPTPIHNSTHVFPANSDTKEVLQVRFSEPDTHDSISTVDFYRDRNDPEWSRHESGFASYSNGSPVSGPGNEDGSRRDYYCGEYHYYPTPVREGTCNLAADSNRLTTIFSDENPNACNIV from the exons ATGGGTTGCAATCCTCTTGGCAATGTTCTCCGAAGGCTCCGtg CCAAGGTGAACAGACGAAGGTCCCTGAAAGCCCATCAACTTCGAGAAAGGATGGCAAAATCCGTAATTCCAACCAACGACAACCCCATTTACGTAGCCCACCCACCATCCGATCTCGCCAACACGACGCATGGCCCACTCCCCCCAACGCCCATTCATAACTCAACCCACGTATTTCCCGCCAACAGCGACACCAAAGAAGTCCTGCAAGTCCGCTTCTCCGAACCCGACACCCATGACAGCATCTCAACCGTCGATTTCTACCGCGACCGAAACGACCCGGAATGGTCCCGACACGAGTCGGGTTTCGCCAGCTATAGTAACGGATCCCCCGTTTCGGGTCCGGGAAACGAAGATGGTAGTAGGAGGGACTATTACTGTGGGGAGTATCATTACTATCCTACCCCTGTTCGTGAGGGTACTTGCAATCTTGCCGCTGATAGTAATCGCCTCACGACGATTTTCAGCGACGAGAATCCAAATGCATGTAATATcgtttga